One window of the Actinomyces wuliandei genome contains the following:
- a CDS encoding glycosyltransferase yields MARNATGLVGLMARAATTRPGMAVLETVVLARLDVSLRRNALAGALEVARRARFLADRHRFSQARRLLRRAASQMGERPEVSVLRLEDCIIDLDVDGGDSRRAATAAQYVLDLADQAWAAEEDACVAGLLDLVLRLMFHPQLHFGATDSALSVDPHGFLAPLRASRAFQEVTRPVAVAAAQQREPVVPDGGAALPATRERPRRVLFLSLKNWNFVTDIITDYDADERFEVRCQDLGDLPVVPEQSTVLALRVELARGRGHRVVVPQKVADDLAWADTVFVEWGSAAAVWASLMVPLLAPRARLLIRIHSYEASTAMPQLVDWNAVSELVTVSPAIRRMLETTVRLPGHVVVSTVPNRALLTRFRLPKTAGSARTIALVGWAARRKDPAWALDVLDLVRQEDPSWSLLLIGPDFPEDMSEAEAAYAEATRARIEDLGPSVRITGRTAQVPAFLREAGVILSSSRREGTHEGFIEGAASGALPVVRNWPDVARWGGPGALFPAQWVVATPQEAAARILSLCDDEAYRVQQAEWMVSHADWSAVRPRYDALLLGQDREGRPDDGAAGVATGPPGHE; encoded by the coding sequence ATGGCACGCAACGCTACTGGTCTTGTAGGCCTCATGGCCCGGGCAGCCACCACCAGGCCGGGGATGGCTGTCCTGGAGACTGTCGTGCTGGCCAGGCTCGACGTCTCGCTGCGCAGGAACGCCCTGGCGGGCGCGCTGGAGGTCGCCCGGCGGGCGCGCTTCCTGGCTGATCGTCACCGCTTCTCACAGGCGCGTCGGCTGCTGCGCCGGGCCGCTTCGCAGATGGGTGAGCGCCCTGAGGTCTCGGTGCTGCGTCTGGAGGACTGCATCATCGACCTGGACGTGGACGGCGGCGACTCACGTCGCGCCGCGACAGCCGCCCAGTACGTTCTCGACCTGGCGGACCAGGCCTGGGCGGCGGAGGAGGACGCCTGTGTGGCGGGCCTGCTCGACCTGGTGCTGCGGCTGATGTTCCACCCCCAGCTGCACTTTGGCGCCACGGACTCGGCCCTGTCGGTGGACCCCCACGGCTTTCTGGCCCCGTTACGTGCCTCCAGGGCCTTCCAGGAGGTGACGCGCCCTGTCGCCGTCGCGGCTGCCCAGCAGCGTGAGCCTGTGGTGCCGGACGGAGGAGCGGCTCTCCCGGCCACCCGGGAGCGTCCGCGCCGGGTCCTCTTCCTGTCCCTGAAGAACTGGAACTTCGTGACAGACATCATTACGGACTACGATGCCGACGAGCGGTTCGAGGTGCGGTGCCAGGACCTGGGGGACCTGCCTGTCGTTCCTGAGCAGAGCACCGTCCTGGCGCTGCGTGTGGAGCTGGCGCGTGGTCGGGGGCACCGGGTCGTGGTACCGCAGAAGGTAGCCGACGACCTCGCCTGGGCAGACACCGTCTTCGTGGAGTGGGGGAGCGCTGCCGCTGTCTGGGCCAGCCTCATGGTCCCGCTCCTGGCCCCCCGGGCCCGGCTGCTCATCCGTATCCACTCCTACGAGGCGTCTACCGCGATGCCCCAGCTCGTTGACTGGAACGCGGTCAGCGAGCTGGTGACCGTCTCCCCGGCTATCCGCAGGATGCTGGAGACGACGGTGAGGCTGCCTGGTCACGTCGTGGTCTCCACGGTCCCCAACCGGGCGCTGCTCACCCGGTTCCGCCTCCCCAAGACTGCCGGGTCGGCCAGGACGATCGCCCTGGTCGGTTGGGCCGCCCGACGCAAGGACCCTGCGTGGGCGCTCGACGTCCTGGACCTGGTGCGCCAGGAGGACCCCTCCTGGTCGCTGCTCCTGATCGGTCCCGATTTTCCTGAGGACATGTCGGAGGCTGAGGCAGCCTACGCGGAGGCGACCAGGGCCAGGATTGAGGACCTCGGCCCCTCGGTCAGGATCACCGGACGCACTGCCCAGGTCCCGGCCTTTCTCAGGGAGGCCGGGGTCATCCTGTCCTCCTCCCGTCGTGAGGGGACGCACGAAGGCTTTATTGAGGGGGCTGCGTCAGGGGCGCTGCCGGTGGTACGCAACTGGCCCGACGTCGCCCGGTGGGGAGGACCTGGCGCGCTGTTCCCCGCGCAGTGGGTGGTGGCGACACCCCAGGAGGCCGCTGCCCGCATCCTTTCCCTGTGCGACGACGAGGCCTACCGGGTGCAGCAGGCTGAGTGGATGGTCTCCCACGCGGACTGGAGCGCGGTCCGCCCCCGGTACGACGCCCTGCTCCTGGGGCAGGACCGGGAGGGGCGGCCTGACGACGGTGCTGCCGGGGTGGCCACAGGGCCGCCCGGGCACGAGTAG
- a CDS encoding glycosyltransferase, whose translation MNRQTGSAPASLRLPTRGGRGPRVAMLVFNDAHNDSRVLKEAATLRDAGATVRIFAVSRASAGFSEGREPVSSGVDIHRSQEFSLERVAPGVARMRSWLNGNSVEEGIEGQDASSDTAVGVVGALSAAPPGSGSGAGSADGRGGVPESGTVGQEEASLPSGAAGAPGTSSLLGRARRVLRETSSSVVALQADMGMRAYKTLALSTYWLRTARAALEWSPDVVHANDGNTLAPALWIVERCGARLVYDAHELWLDRNVRADRLLAPRVEAAIEARGVARADAVITVSPSIVRWMAEHYQMPSPPVLVRNVPVAGPAPDRSRGRLRELAGLGPDTQVIAYGGRITTSRGIEETIAALPALPESVHLVMLGYGEPDYLPTLWDLAARHGVTHRVHQVGPVAPHEVSEALSDADISVVHVRPTCLSYRYALPNKLFESIRGGVPVAAADLPDIRSVVERLGVGEVFSGEDPADLALTIRQILADPQRYRDAALAAGQHLTWQSESVALLGAYRRALLGPARARLDSSSSVGSRRARVLILSFSPIVSDARVLKQVRLLSATHEVTTCGYGQAPEGVAAHVQIPDELVSWRLDRASLVARRFSRVQARQEVVSWARKHLPVGAWDVVLANDAETVPLALSLRPLGGVHADLHEYAPRQKEGVLRWRLFVAPYVRWLCRRYVVRADSVTTVAQGLAQAYRREYGIRAEVVTNATPYHDTAVTPPSRPLRLVHSGAALPDRHLERMIEAVGRTRREVTFDLYLTRNDPDLIERLRQQAAQLPPGRVRVLDPVPYTRLVETLSGYDVGVFCLPPVSFNYKHALPNKLFDFVQARLAVVVSPSPEMAQVVRQHGLGVVTADFSSASLAAALDALTDQDVARAKRASDRVAHLLSAEQQVAGWVEAVAVLERRARAQDPSLVPPPGLAGPVEGVDR comes from the coding sequence ATGAACCGCCAGACCGGATCGGCACCGGCCAGCCTGCGCCTGCCTACCCGGGGTGGGCGGGGGCCGCGTGTGGCCATGCTTGTCTTCAACGACGCCCACAACGACTCGCGGGTGCTCAAGGAGGCCGCGACCCTGAGGGACGCCGGGGCGACAGTGCGCATCTTCGCCGTGTCGCGCGCCAGTGCAGGCTTCTCCGAGGGACGTGAGCCGGTCTCCTCCGGGGTGGACATCCACCGCAGCCAGGAGTTCTCCTTGGAGCGGGTGGCTCCGGGCGTGGCCCGGATGCGTTCCTGGCTGAACGGGAACAGCGTTGAGGAGGGCATTGAGGGGCAGGACGCCTCGTCGGACACAGCCGTGGGGGTGGTCGGTGCGCTGTCCGCCGCGCCGCCCGGCTCCGGGAGCGGTGCTGGTAGTGCTGATGGCAGAGGTGGTGTTCCCGAGTCCGGGACGGTGGGGCAGGAGGAGGCGTCACTCCCGTCGGGCGCGGCGGGGGCGCCGGGCACCTCCTCCCTGCTGGGCAGGGCGCGCCGGGTGCTGCGTGAGACCTCCTCCTCCGTGGTGGCCCTCCAGGCGGACATGGGTATGCGTGCCTACAAGACCCTGGCCCTGTCCACCTACTGGCTCCGTACCGCCCGTGCTGCCCTGGAGTGGTCCCCGGACGTGGTGCACGCCAACGACGGCAACACCCTCGCTCCGGCGCTGTGGATCGTGGAACGCTGTGGCGCCAGGCTCGTCTACGACGCCCACGAGCTGTGGCTGGACCGCAACGTGCGGGCTGACCGTCTTCTCGCCCCCCGGGTCGAGGCGGCTATCGAGGCTCGCGGGGTCGCGCGCGCTGACGCGGTCATCACCGTGTCCCCCTCGATCGTGCGCTGGATGGCGGAGCACTACCAGATGCCCTCGCCGCCGGTCCTGGTGCGTAACGTCCCGGTGGCCGGTCCCGCCCCGGACCGCTCCCGGGGGCGGCTGCGTGAACTCGCCGGGCTGGGGCCTGACACGCAGGTCATCGCCTACGGGGGACGCATCACCACCTCACGGGGCATTGAGGAGACGATCGCGGCGCTGCCCGCGCTCCCGGAGAGCGTCCACCTGGTCATGCTGGGCTATGGGGAGCCTGACTACCTGCCCACGCTGTGGGACCTCGCGGCCCGCCACGGAGTCACCCACCGGGTCCACCAGGTCGGGCCCGTGGCCCCCCACGAGGTCTCCGAGGCGCTGTCGGACGCGGACATCTCTGTGGTCCACGTCCGTCCCACCTGTCTGTCCTACCGCTACGCCCTGCCTAACAAGCTCTTCGAGTCGATCCGGGGGGGCGTGCCGGTGGCCGCCGCTGACCTGCCGGACATCCGCTCGGTGGTCGAGCGCCTCGGGGTCGGTGAGGTCTTCAGCGGTGAGGACCCGGCAGACCTTGCCCTGACCATTCGCCAGATCCTGGCCGACCCGCAGCGGTACCGGGACGCAGCCCTGGCGGCGGGACAGCACCTGACCTGGCAGAGCGAGAGCGTCGCCCTGCTGGGTGCCTACCGCCGGGCGCTCCTGGGACCGGCCCGGGCGCGGCTGGACAGCAGCTCCTCGGTGGGGTCCCGGCGCGCTCGGGTACTGATCCTCTCCTTCTCCCCGATCGTCTCTGACGCCCGTGTGCTCAAGCAGGTGCGCCTGCTGTCGGCCACCCACGAGGTCACCACCTGTGGCTACGGGCAGGCCCCTGAGGGCGTGGCCGCCCACGTGCAGATACCTGACGAGCTGGTCTCGTGGCGCCTGGACCGTGCCAGCCTGGTAGCCCGGCGCTTCTCCCGGGTGCAGGCGAGGCAGGAGGTCGTCTCCTGGGCGCGCAAGCACCTGCCGGTGGGAGCCTGGGACGTGGTCCTGGCCAACGACGCGGAGACCGTCCCCCTGGCCCTGTCCCTGCGTCCCCTGGGAGGTGTCCACGCCGACCTGCACGAGTACGCGCCCCGGCAGAAGGAGGGCGTGCTGCGCTGGCGGCTGTTCGTGGCTCCCTACGTACGCTGGCTGTGCCGACGCTACGTCGTCCGTGCGGACTCCGTGACCACCGTGGCCCAGGGGCTGGCGCAGGCCTACAGGCGTGAGTACGGTATACGGGCCGAGGTGGTGACTAACGCCACTCCCTACCATGACACTGCGGTGACCCCGCCCTCCCGTCCCCTGCGGCTGGTCCACTCCGGCGCGGCCCTGCCAGACCGCCACCTGGAACGCATGATCGAGGCTGTGGGGCGTACCCGTAGGGAGGTGACCTTTGACCTCTACCTCACCAGGAACGACCCCGACCTGATCGAGCGGCTGCGCCAGCAGGCAGCGCAGCTGCCGCCCGGGCGCGTGCGGGTCCTGGACCCGGTTCCCTACACCCGGCTGGTGGAGACCCTCTCGGGCTACGACGTCGGTGTCTTCTGCCTGCCGCCGGTGTCCTTCAACTACAAGCACGCCCTGCCCAACAAGCTGTTCGACTTTGTCCAGGCCCGTCTGGCCGTCGTTGTGTCCCCAAGCCCGGAGATGGCGCAGGTGGTGAGGCAGCACGGTCTGGGCGTCGTCACGGCGGACTTCTCTTCCGCCTCCCTGGCTGCGGCTCTGGACGCCCTGACCGACCAGGACGTCGCCCGGGCCAAGAGGGCGAGCGACCGGGTGGCTCACCTGCTGAGCGCCGAGCAGCAGGTAGCGGGCTGGGTGGAGGCCGTCGCGGTGCTGGAACGACGTGCTCGCGCCCAGGACCCGTCGCTGGTGCCGCCCCCCGGCCTGGCCGGGCCGGTGGAAGGGGTGGACCGATGA
- a CDS encoding ABC transporter ATP-binding protein yields MLLGTVRDLLGVLPPGAKRFILTFAGLFSALALLDVAAMGLLALLLTPLMSGTSMTVPLLGVTVPPSMLVWLLVVVCVLYVTKGLLAIILQRVSTRRFASFEQDLGAQLLDSFFYAPWADRLKRHSTDLVRSTDVGVASTVSGVLIPFTQLAGEICTFVAVMAVLFVSRPVMAAVTVVYFLLVAVIMYLWVLRRAFAAGQDNRAYSVKAVRLVTEMVHSLKEITLRDKAAELERVVLAERSRASHARADQAFLGAVPRYMLEMALIGGLVIAAVMGFMQGGQGEALSSLALFGVCGFRIVPSITRFQTIMGQTGSNIPHAERVLAEIEEGRANRERHAEMSAGADLPQGARALVVDDVTFSYADSEEPAVRNISLTLPFGSSMALVGASGSGKSTLVDIILGLQEPSSGTLRVDDVPLSDVLRSWRSRVGYVPQEVSLFDSTVAHNVALSWDTDSIDEDRVRRALERAQLLDVIEERPGGIWAEVGEGGMKLSGGQRQRLGIARALYSEPLVLIMDEATSALDTATEAAVTEAVAGLSGEVTVIVVAHRLATIRHSDQVCFMRDAELVACGTFDEVVASAPDFAQQAALAGLLDNGSTGTVGSVSPGRSASAVPSAVPDDVAVSAAVSEPGHAQEENV; encoded by the coding sequence ATGCTGCTGGGTACCGTCAGAGACCTCCTGGGCGTCCTGCCTCCAGGGGCCAAGAGATTCATCCTCACGTTCGCGGGGTTGTTCTCCGCGCTGGCTCTCCTGGACGTGGCGGCCATGGGGCTGCTGGCTCTCCTGCTGACACCGCTCATGTCCGGGACCAGCATGACTGTCCCCCTGCTGGGAGTGACTGTCCCTCCCAGCATGCTGGTCTGGCTCCTGGTGGTGGTCTGCGTGCTCTACGTGACCAAGGGGCTGCTGGCGATCATCCTCCAGCGCGTCTCCACCAGGCGCTTCGCCAGCTTTGAGCAGGACCTGGGTGCCCAGCTGCTGGACTCCTTCTTCTACGCGCCCTGGGCCGACCGCCTCAAGCGCCACTCCACGGACCTGGTCCGCTCCACCGACGTGGGTGTGGCCTCCACGGTCTCCGGTGTTCTCATCCCCTTCACCCAGCTTGCTGGTGAGATCTGCACCTTTGTCGCGGTCATGGCAGTCCTGTTCGTGTCGCGCCCGGTCATGGCTGCGGTCACGGTGGTCTACTTCCTTCTGGTTGCCGTCATCATGTACCTGTGGGTCCTGCGACGGGCCTTTGCCGCAGGGCAGGACAACCGCGCCTACTCCGTCAAGGCTGTGCGGCTGGTCACCGAGATGGTCCACTCGCTCAAGGAGATTACCCTGCGGGACAAGGCCGCCGAGCTGGAGCGCGTGGTGCTGGCTGAGCGCAGCCGCGCCTCCCACGCCCGTGCGGACCAGGCCTTCCTGGGGGCGGTCCCGCGCTACATGCTGGAGATGGCCCTGATCGGGGGGCTCGTCATCGCTGCGGTCATGGGATTCATGCAGGGTGGTCAGGGTGAGGCGCTGTCCTCCCTGGCGCTCTTTGGCGTCTGCGGCTTCCGCATCGTGCCCTCTATCACTCGTTTCCAGACGATCATGGGGCAGACCGGCTCCAACATCCCCCACGCCGAGCGGGTCCTCGCCGAGATCGAGGAGGGCCGGGCCAACCGGGAGCGCCACGCCGAGATGAGCGCCGGTGCCGACCTGCCGCAGGGTGCTCGCGCCCTCGTCGTCGACGACGTCACCTTCAGCTACGCGGACTCCGAGGAGCCTGCGGTGAGGAACATCTCCCTGACCCTGCCCTTCGGCTCCTCCATGGCGCTGGTGGGTGCCTCCGGATCGGGCAAGTCCACCCTGGTGGACATCATCCTGGGGTTGCAGGAGCCCTCCTCGGGGACGCTGCGGGTCGACGACGTCCCTCTCAGCGACGTCCTGCGCTCCTGGCGCTCCCGCGTGGGCTACGTCCCCCAGGAAGTCTCCTTGTTCGACTCCACTGTCGCCCACAACGTGGCCCTGTCCTGGGACACCGACTCTATCGACGAGGACCGTGTCCGCCGCGCCCTGGAGCGGGCACAGCTCCTCGACGTCATTGAGGAGCGGCCAGGGGGCATCTGGGCGGAGGTCGGCGAGGGCGGCATGAAGCTGTCCGGGGGCCAGCGCCAGCGTCTGGGGATCGCCCGGGCACTGTACTCCGAGCCTCTTGTCCTCATCATGGACGAGGCTACCTCCGCCCTGGACACCGCTACCGAGGCCGCGGTGACCGAGGCCGTCGCGGGGCTCTCAGGCGAGGTGACCGTCATCGTCGTCGCCCACCGCCTGGCTACGATCCGTCACAGCGACCAGGTCTGCTTCATGCGGGATGCTGAGCTCGTGGCCTGTGGCACCTTTGACGAGGTCGTGGCCTCCGCCCCGGACTTCGCCCAGCAGGCGGCGCTGGCCGGACTGCTGGACAACGGCTCCACCGGTACGGTGGGATCGGTGAGTCCAGGCCGGTCGGCGTCCGCCGTGCCATCCGCTGTGCCGGACGACGTCGCTGTGTCCGCCGCTGTCTCGGAACCGGGTCACGCCCAGGAGGAGAACGTATGA
- a CDS encoding nucleotide sugar dehydrogenase — MRIAVVALGKIGLPLAVQYAEKGHEVIGVDVNPATVEAVNAGREPFPGEAHLAEKLAALSPATGSGALRATTDYAQAVPGAQAVVLVVPLFVDDATWEPDFAWMDAATASLSEHLTPGTLISYETTLPVGTLRGRWKPMIERISGLSEGRDFHLVFSPERVLTGRVFADLRRYPKLVGGLTEDGTRAGISFYEQVLDFDERDDLPRPNGVWDMGTAEAAEMAKLAETTYRDVNIGLANQFAVYADKAGFDVEKVIEACNSQPYSHIHRPGIAVGGHCIPVYPRLYLSTDPDASVVRTARTFNATMPRYVVDRATEVLGSLEGLRAVVLGASYRGGVKETAFSGVFPTVEALREAGAEVSVQDPMYTDEELSAFGWTPYHLGEPTDVVIVQADHAQYRDLSPADLPGTRLLLDGRRATDPARWAGTPRLTIGGGERTGQ; from the coding sequence ATGCGCATCGCCGTCGTCGCCCTGGGCAAGATCGGTCTGCCCCTGGCCGTCCAGTACGCTGAGAAGGGCCATGAGGTGATCGGGGTTGACGTCAACCCCGCGACTGTCGAGGCCGTCAACGCGGGTCGCGAGCCCTTCCCCGGAGAGGCGCACCTGGCTGAGAAGCTGGCCGCCCTCAGCCCGGCTACCGGCTCGGGCGCCCTGCGTGCCACCACCGACTACGCGCAGGCCGTTCCTGGTGCGCAGGCGGTCGTCCTGGTGGTGCCGCTCTTCGTGGACGACGCCACCTGGGAGCCTGACTTCGCCTGGATGGACGCAGCGACGGCCTCCCTGTCCGAGCACCTGACTCCCGGCACCCTCATCTCCTACGAGACCACTCTTCCGGTAGGGACCCTGCGCGGCCGGTGGAAGCCCATGATCGAGAGGATCTCCGGGCTGTCCGAGGGCCGGGACTTCCACCTCGTCTTCAGCCCCGAGCGAGTGCTGACCGGGCGGGTCTTCGCCGACCTGCGCCGCTACCCCAAGCTGGTGGGAGGGCTCACCGAGGACGGAACGCGTGCCGGTATCAGCTTCTACGAGCAGGTGCTGGACTTTGACGAGCGTGACGACCTGCCTCGCCCTAACGGAGTGTGGGACATGGGCACTGCCGAGGCCGCTGAGATGGCCAAGCTGGCGGAGACCACCTACCGCGACGTCAACATCGGCCTGGCCAACCAGTTCGCGGTCTACGCGGACAAGGCGGGCTTTGACGTCGAGAAGGTCATTGAGGCCTGCAACTCCCAGCCCTACTCCCACATCCACCGGCCCGGTATCGCGGTGGGCGGGCACTGCATCCCCGTCTACCCACGCCTGTACCTGTCCACCGACCCCGACGCCTCGGTCGTGCGCACGGCACGGACCTTCAACGCCACCATGCCCCGCTACGTGGTGGACCGGGCGACCGAGGTCCTCGGCTCGCTGGAGGGGCTGCGCGCGGTGGTCCTGGGCGCCTCCTACCGTGGCGGGGTCAAGGAGACGGCCTTCTCCGGGGTCTTCCCCACGGTCGAGGCACTGCGTGAGGCCGGCGCCGAGGTCAGCGTCCAGGACCCGATGTACACAGACGAGGAGCTGTCCGCCTTCGGCTGGACCCCCTACCACCTGGGGGAGCCGACGGACGTGGTCATCGTCCAGGCTGACCACGCGCAGTACCGGGACCTCTCCCCGGCAGACCTTCCCGGCACCAGGCTCCTGCTCGACGGGCGGCGCGCCACGGACCCTGCCCGGTGGGCTGGCACGCCCCGCCTGACGATCGGCGGTGGGGAGCGCACGGGGCAGTAG
- a CDS encoding glycosyltransferase: MTLVIGLLGVIDRGLRGGALRACAAGPRPVARRGGVLLASRIHLPEAAAASFRLDGVERALAGRGVPVRVLTTTPPRAGAAGPSPTGLPSGSSQAPEPLQAGAAGSQEPAGNQGGGALGSAPARVADTPAPPDPQGVTVSRWPALRDRSGYLRGYLPYMSFDMPLLLRALTAPRPDVVLVEPPPTTGAVVRLVAALRRLPYVWYAPDVWSAAAASTGAPGLVVRAVRALESFAVKGASSVVAVNEDVAQAVRDLGARQVRVVLNGIDTSVFSADGPAPTSQEKEELGITGPYFVYAGTASEWQGAGVFAQAVARVRSVHPTAQVLFLGQGSDWEAISETAATIPVGLDGAPAVVMHPLMPPAQAARWQRGAVACLVSIRPGLGYDFAYPTKVLAALSCGTPVLYAGRGPVVEDVAGHDLGWACDHEPQAVASAMAEALEEDARLAAGPDRDGRARRLHRWVEEHRSMSATGRAVADLLRTVVLDARRLSR, translated from the coding sequence ATGACTCTTGTCATCGGTCTTCTCGGTGTGATCGATCGGGGGCTGAGGGGAGGTGCCCTCAGGGCGTGCGCTGCTGGTCCTCGGCCAGTGGCGCGCCGTGGGGGAGTGCTGCTGGCCTCGCGTATCCACCTTCCTGAGGCCGCTGCCGCCTCCTTCCGGCTCGACGGGGTTGAGCGCGCCCTGGCGGGCAGGGGGGTGCCGGTGCGGGTACTGACCACCACACCCCCCCGGGCCGGGGCCGCAGGCCCTTCGCCAACGGGCCTGCCTTCAGGGTCTTCTCAGGCCCCCGAGCCTCTTCAGGCCGGGGCGGCCGGTAGCCAGGAGCCCGCTGGGAACCAGGGCGGCGGGGCGCTCGGCTCCGCCCCTGCTAGAGTGGCTGACACTCCTGCTCCCCCCGACCCTCAGGGTGTTACTGTCTCGCGCTGGCCCGCCCTGCGGGACCGCTCGGGCTACCTGCGCGGCTACCTGCCCTACATGTCCTTCGACATGCCTCTGCTGCTGCGTGCCCTCACCGCGCCCCGCCCCGACGTGGTCCTGGTGGAGCCGCCTCCGACGACTGGTGCGGTGGTGCGCCTGGTCGCCGCCCTGCGCCGCCTGCCCTACGTCTGGTACGCCCCGGACGTGTGGTCGGCCGCAGCCGCCTCCACCGGTGCGCCAGGGCTCGTGGTCCGGGCGGTGCGTGCCCTGGAGTCCTTCGCTGTGAAGGGAGCCAGCAGCGTCGTCGCCGTCAACGAGGACGTGGCGCAGGCGGTGCGTGACCTGGGTGCCCGGCAGGTCAGGGTCGTGCTCAACGGTATCGACACCTCGGTGTTCAGTGCTGACGGTCCCGCCCCGACCTCCCAGGAGAAGGAGGAGCTGGGGATCACCGGCCCCTACTTCGTCTACGCGGGGACCGCCTCGGAGTGGCAGGGAGCAGGTGTGTTTGCCCAGGCCGTGGCCCGGGTGCGCTCCGTGCACCCCACGGCCCAGGTCCTCTTCCTGGGGCAGGGCTCCGACTGGGAGGCCATCAGCGAGACGGCCGCGACGATCCCGGTCGGCCTGGACGGCGCCCCGGCTGTGGTCATGCACCCTCTCATGCCGCCGGCCCAGGCCGCCCGCTGGCAGCGGGGTGCCGTGGCCTGCCTGGTGTCGATCAGGCCCGGGCTGGGCTACGACTTTGCCTATCCGACAAAGGTGCTGGCCGCCCTGTCGTGCGGCACGCCGGTGCTCTACGCCGGCCGGGGGCCGGTGGTCGAGGACGTGGCTGGTCACGACCTGGGGTGGGCCTGCGACCACGAGCCCCAGGCGGTGGCCTCGGCCATGGCCGAGGCGCTGGAGGAGGACGCGCGCCTGGCGGCCGGACCAGACCGGGACGGGAGAGCCCGTCGCCTGCACCGCTGGGTGGAGGAGCACCGCTCGATGTCAGCCACCGGTCGTGCTGTGGCTGATCTTCTGCGCACCGTGGTCCTGGACGCGCGGCGCCTGTCGCGCTGA